Part of the Nicotiana sylvestris chromosome 2, ASM39365v2, whole genome shotgun sequence genome, agatacggccgaaacttttccattgcaaatacTATAGCCAGCAACTCTTTTTTGGTaaccgtgtagttcctttgagcctcattcatggtcttgcttgcgtagtacagcGGATAAAACATCTTGTTAACCCTTTGACCCAAAACatccccaaccgcaacgtcacttgcgtcacacatgagctcaaaaggtaagctccaatttggtgtggtaatgataggggtagtggttaacttaagcttgagaagctcgaatgcttgcatacaactctcatcgaacacaaactttacatccttttctagcaacttgcacaaggggtttaccacttttgtaaaatcttttataaacctccggtaaaaacccgtgtgcccaagaaaactcctcacccctttgacagaagtaggggaggaagccttgaaatcacctctatcttggctttgtcaacttcaatccctcgctttgaaattttgtgacgcaacactataccctcttcaaccatgaaatgacatttttcccaattgagtacgaggtttgtgtcttcacattgggccaatactctatccaaatttctcaaacattcttcaaaggaatcaccaaccacactgaaatcatccatgaaaacctccaatatatcttccaccatgtcggtgaaaatagctaTCATGCATCTTTGGGATGTCGCCGGAGCTTTACACAATCCGAACGACATccgagagaaagcgaaggttccataCGGACAAGTAAAgatggtcttctcttggtcctccggggcaattaagatttgattataccccgagtacccatccaaaaagcaataaaaagcacgccccgcgagatgatcaagcatttggtcaaggaatgacaatgggaaatggtcctttcgggtcaccttgtttagctttcggtagtccatgcaaaccctccaacctgtgactgtccgagtaggaataagttcattgttgtcattggtcaccacagtcataccacccttcttcggtacacattgcaccagataagtccatgagctgtcagaaatggggtacacaaccccgacatccaaccatttgatcacttctttcttcaccacttcttgcatagcctcgttcaatattctttgatgctccaaggaaggatttgcatcatcctccaagataattttgtgcatacaaaatgcggggATTATTCCTCGAATGTCAgttagagtccatccaattgccctttttccacttttgaagcaccgccaaagtggcctcaacctgcatgttagtaaggcaagaagaaagaataactggtaaagtagagtttgagcccaagaattcatacctgaggtgtggaggaagtggtttcaactccaacaccggtggctcctcaattgatggttttgttggtggagtttttcggttttcaagatccaaagacaattttctaggctcataagaataagagcccatcccatgtaaggcattcacgcactccactctacttgcatcctcattgacattaAGATTTatagcacggcctcaagaggatcctccatgttgatcatagcactggtatcatccacaatcacagctgtgacaaggtctacaaatgagcacacctcagtgctattgggttgcttcatagacttGCAAACATGGACCACAACCTTTTCAtttcccactcggaaagtgagctcacccgtttcaacatcaaccaatgccttccccgttgcaaggaaaggccttcccaagataacatgaacctcatagtccacctcacaatccagaATCACAAAGTCGGTCGACAATATAAATTTGTCCACTCGGACAAGCACGTTAACAATAATTCCCAAAGGTCGCTTcttcgatcgatccgccatttgaagtctcattgaggttggcctaggttgcccgatacccaaagttttaaaaaccgagtagggcatcaaattgatactagctcccaagtcacatagagccttggcaaaattcgcactcccaatggtgcaaggaatggtgaaagcaccgggatcttcaagctttggggtCATTGAATGCacatagcactaacttggtgagtcatctttatagtttcataaTCCATAGAaagcttctttgtaaccaagtctttcatgaattttgcataacccggtatttgttcaagtgcctccaccaaaggcacattaatagataagctcttcatcatgtcaatgaactttttaaactgattatcattcttctgcttcgcgagcctttgagggtaaggtggaggtggccttggcaaatgagtcttggcttttggcacaaccggctccggcatgtcaattatatgttccctagacgggttcacatcattttgagtttccacctcgacttcttgaatatcaatcctcacttcattgttcacattttcatcaaccacatcttcaactaccaaagggacttcgtcatcttgcaactcaacatcatcatccacgacttgattttgcttagaggcattcacatcactaactctcccacttcttgttgtgaccgccataacatgattgttcccaccctttgggtgcactaccgtatcacttggtagagcacccttcggcgagtattcaatgactaagagatttggcctaattacacctccaagtttcggatagaggtgttgtgagaagctaattgtgcatcagaatccgcattcctcttcatcatctgctcgaacatcatttcaattttacccatatcattacccaaagaactaggaccttgagatgaaaATGGTggcggattgttcggttgttggtacattgggagcctttgaaagccttgcccccggtttccttggtttcctgttccatcctccttgattattattgccaccccaattattgttattaccattccaattcccatggttgccttgattgttgttctgattgccccagtttttattttggttgttgttcccccaattgccactgttttgttgttgattgctccaattgccttgaggtctccactgttgttggttggaagagttgccccattggccttgatagttgtttacatattgaacctcttcactttggtcatcataaccattattttgaaaaccatcacatgcatcatcaaattgctcagaattcccttggttttgttgccttctttgccttctcttgctgacaagcatattaacaccctccatggcattcacttggcgagtattttggacttgttgtaactgtgcattagccaattgattcatagtagttgtcaactccgctatagcttgcccatggtcatgtaattccttgtgcaaatgaataaccgtagGATCGCCTTGAggtacattggctctactttgccatacAGAAGAAATGTCggccatctcatcaagtacattacatgcctcatcatataacagcttcataaagttgcccccgaCAAGTtagttcactatgcattgatttgttgatCATAGCgtcagtcatatcattattggggcatttc contains:
- the LOC138885022 gene encoding uncharacterized protein; amino-acid sequence: MADRSKKRPLGIIVNVLVRVDKFILSTDFVILDCEVDYEVHVILGRPFLATGKALVDVETGELTFRVGNEKVVVHVCKSMKQPNSTEVCSFVDLVTAVIVDDTSAMINMEDPLEAVL